The sequence below is a genomic window from Larimichthys crocea isolate SSNF unplaced genomic scaffold, L_crocea_2.0 scaffold77814, whole genome shotgun sequence.
ATGACACGCATAATAAAGTAAGTACACCCTTTAAAGGCTTTAATTCTAAAGAATATTCAGACACTGGAATgtggaaaaaaatctttaaatttcctaaataattaaatattaataaaataatagcaATAAATGAAAGTGACTCTAAGTAACAGTATGATAGTATGATTCAGTCCAAATGCTGACTCATCAGAACCAACAGTCATGTGCTGATGTGACAGGTTAAGAGTCTCTTTTCTGACTcgtgtctctctgcagtcatgCTCCTGGTGGACCCCGGTCTGTACATCGGCACCGCAGCTGACCTGAACGACAGCCGAGCACTGGCCGatgcagctgtcaatcacatcCTGTCTGTGGACTCCGTGGACCCCGCCCCTCTGCTTCCTGCCGATGGGGGCCTCCACACGAAGTGGATCAATGTCCTGGATGAGGTGACGTCTGATCTCCTGAGTCACATGGATGACTGCTTCCTGTTCATCCGGGAGGCTGTGGAAGGAGGCGGGGCTGCGCTTGTTCACTGgtgagggtcagaggtcagcggGAAGCCTCAGTTTCACTGCT
It includes:
- the LOC104938758 gene encoding dual specificity protein phosphatase 12 yields the protein MLLVDPGLYIGTAADLNDSRALADAAVNHILSVDSVDPAPLLPADGGLHTKWINVLDEVTSDLLSHMDDCFLFIREAVEGGGAALVHCQAGRSRSATIITAYLMKRYRLGFTEAYHRLKAVKQDIQVNSGFEEQLCLYETMQCEVDTSSPLYKQYRLTKITEKYPGPNEVK